The bacterium DNA segment AGCACGCCGCCGCACAAGCCCCGCCCATCCTCCATGATCCGCAGCCAGCGGCGGGCCTCGCCCCGCGGACGGCCGCAGAGGGCCGGCGTGGGATGAAGGGCGGCGAGCAGGGCCGCATCGTCCACTTCCGGCCGCAGGTGGCCGCCCAGGCGGCTCTCGATATGCTGCAGCGTGGCGAGGCGGCGCAGGCGCGGCCGACCCGTCCGCGGCGGTCCGGCCAGCAGGGGGCGCAGCGCTTCCGCCAACCAGGCGGACACCACCTCCTGCTCATGGCGGTCCTTCCCACTGGCCAGTAGGTCGCGGGCGAGGATGCGGTCGAGGGCGGGCGTGGCGCCGCGCCGTCGCGTGCCGGCCAGGGCCAGGCAGGCCACCTGCCGACGGCGCCGGCGGAAGAGCCATTCCGGGGTGGCGCCCAGCAGTTCGCCACCGCCCGGCCAGGCGAGGAGGTAGGGCCAGACGGCGGGATCCCGCCGCGAGACCGCCTCGAGCAGGGTGGCACTGGTGGCGGGGGCCGGCAGGCGCGCCGTGCGCCAGCGGGCCAGCACCAGCTTGTCGAGCGGATCGGCCTCGTCCCCGATGCGCCCCAGCGCCTCCCGGGCCAGGGCCAGCCAGGCGGGACGTCCTCCCCCGTCGGGTGCGAAGTGCGGGGCGCCGACCGGGTCCCGGGGGGCGGGCCGCGCCACCCGGCGGGCCAGGCCTCCCAGCAGACGCCGGCAATGAGCCCGCTCGCCGGGATCGGCTCCGTTCAGCAGCCGCAGAACCAGACCCTGTCCGGCGCGCCACTCAAGGCGGGGTGTCCAGCAGCGCACCCGACCGAAGGGAGCCCACTCTCCGGCGGCGGGCGCATCCAGGTCGAAGGGCAGGCTGAACCAGCGGGCGCGGAAGGGTCCATCTTGGGCCAGCAGCTCCAGGTCGGCTCCATCCCGCCGCCAGACGGCATCCAGCCCCAGCCGCCCCCGACCGAACTGGGCGCGGGCCACGTGCCGGGGCAGACAATCCAGCCAGGCGAAGGGCGAGGGGGGGTCGGCCAGCGGAGCGGCCAACTCGCAGGGGCCGACCGGCAGCAGGGCGAGGCGCCGACCCAGGTCGGCCAAGGCTGTCCGGGCCTGCCCCGGCCACGACCCGTCGGAGCCCATCATGCGGACCCTTCTCCGCCGCTTCGTCCCAGGGCGGCGGCCAGGGCGCGCAGTTCGGCGGCCAAGCGGCCGAAGGCCTCCAGCGAGAGGGCCTGGTCGGGATCGCTGATCGAGCGGTCGGGGCGGGGATGGATCTCCACCATGATGCCGTCGGCGCCGGCGGCCAGCGCGCCCCGGGCCACGGCGGGCACCAGGCGGGCGTCGCCCGTGGCGTGGGAGGGATCGGCCACCACCGGCAGGTGCACGTGCTGCTTCAGCCAGGGCAGCGCCCCCAGGTCAAAGGTGAAGCGCATGGCCGGCTCGAAGCTGCGGATGCCGCGCTCACAGATGGCCACCTGCGGATTGCCGTGGCACAGCACGTACTCGGCCGCCAGCACCGTTTCCTCCAGGGTGCAGCCGAAGCCGCGCTTGAGCAGGACGGGCCGGCCGCAGCGACCCAGCTCCTTCAGGAGCGGCAGATTCTGGGAATTGCGCGAGCCCACCTGCAGCACGTCGCTGCAGGCGGCGAGCAGGGGCAGGTCGCGCAGGTCAAGCAGCTCCGTGATGACGGCCAGGCCGCGCTCGTCCGCCGCTTCACGCAGCAGTTCCAGGGCGGGGGCGCCCAGCCCCTGGAAGTGATAGGGGCTGCTGCGGGGCTTGAAGGCGCCGCCACGCAGCCAGCCCGCCCCCGCCTCCGCCGCGGCATGGGCCACCTCCCGCATCTGGACGCGGTCCTCCACGCTGCAGGGTCCGGCGATGAGCTGCCAGGCGCCGCCCCCCAACCGGTGTCCGCGCGCCGCGATGACGCTGTCCGCCTCCCGCCAGGAGCGGGCGGCCAGGAGGGATCCGTCCTCCTGGACGAAGGCACGTCGCACCCCGGCCAGGCGCCAGGCGCTTGGAGCGGGCTCGGGCGACCCGGCGGGCAGGGGCACGCGCAGCAGACGGCACCAGCCCGCCTCGACCAGCCGACCTGCCAGGCCGGCCGCCCCAAGTTGCTGCTGCAGCGCCTCCAGCCCCGCGGCCGGCAGCTCCGTCTCCAAGTCAAGCACCAGGATCCGCCCCGCGCCAGGACTCATTTTCAGCCCCCCTCCCGTCCATCCAGCCGCGCCCGCATGCCGTCCAGCATGAGGGACAGGAAATCCCCCATCCAGGTCTCGCGCCGCCGGGCCAGATCCGCCGCGGAAGCATCCGCCGCCCCACCACCCTCCGTCTCCTCCTGCCAGGCGCAGAGCAGGCACTCGAGCTGGCGGTTGAGGAGAAAAGCCAGGCGCGGGGCAGGCAGGTCCCGCCGCAACTCCCCCCGCTCCTGGCCCTGGGCGATCAACTCCTCGAGGAAGACCTGGCTGCGTCGGCGCAGGGCCTCCACCTGAAGGATGCCGCCCGGGGCCTGTCCTCCCTGCAGCAGGCGGAAGTAGATGCGCGCCAGCTGGGGCCTCGCCTCGAGAAAATCGAAGCCGGCCCGCACCAGGGCCTCCAGTCGGCGGGGGAAGGGTTCGGCGCTGCTCTCGTCGCGCAGGCGGCGCAGGTCCTGCCGGATGCGGCCCGCGGCCAGGCGGATGACCGCCTCGAAGAGTCCGGCCTTGCTGCGGAAGTAGGTGAAGAGGCTGCCCTTGCTGATGCCCGCCCGCCGCACCAGCGTGTTCATGGAAGCCGCCGCGAAGCCATGGGCGGCGAATTCCTCCACGGCGGCGCGCACCACCTGCTCCTGTTTGCCGACGCCAAGGGAACGCCAGAGCGGCGTGCCCACCGCCTCGTCGTCCCCGGCGGGCGCTTCCATCAGTCTGCCATGGCTGGAATCGGTTTGCATGCCTTCCTGACCACTTGGTCATTGACCACCTGGTCAGGAAGGTAGAAAGGCGGGAGCGGAGGACCAATCGGCATAGGGGTGCCGGGGAATCCCCGGCATCCCCTGCCACACCACCCGGCCTGCGGGTCCGCACCGGGCGGTTCAAATGCGCCGCGTCGTGTGACGCACCCGCTCCTTCAGCTTGTCCTGGGCTTTCTTGGCCACCCGGCGCTTCACCCCACCGCCGGGTCCCAGCCAGAAGCTGTAACCCAGCACCTTGCGACGCGTCGCCAGATCCACCGCGCTCTTAGCCTCGTTCACCTTCAGATGGAGTCCCGTGAGCAGCCGCCGCAACCAGCCCATCACCCGTTCCCCGGCCCGACGGCTTCACACATGGACGTTGCAGTCGTCCGCGCAGCGGATGAAAGCGTGGCCCCGGCCTTCCCGTTCCCGGTCCACCTCGTCCAGCAGCACATTGGCCAGAAGCGGCGACAAGGGCCCGCCCTGCGGCGTGCCCTCGTGCCGTTCCACCGCCACCCCGCCGGATAGCAGCCCGGCCTTCAGAAACCGTGCCGCGAGAAGGTCGGGTCGAACAGCGGCTGCAGGACCTGAAGCAGGGCCTGCTGGATGAAACGGTCCAGCACGGTCGGGATGCCCAACCGGCGCATCTCGCCCTTGCCTTTCGGGATGAGCGCCTCCTTCACCGGCGACGGCTGGCAGGTGCCCGACAGCCAGCGCTCCCGGATCGCGTCCCAGTTCGCCCGCAGGTGGTCGGCCAACTCGCCCACCGTCATCCCGTCGATGCCGGGACTGCCCTGGTTGGACCGTACCCGTTTCTGCGCGGCCAGCAGGTTCGGACGCAGCAGCATCCGCTCCAGCAGGTCGCCCGTGCCTGGGCGCTCGCTCTCCCTCGTCGCCGTCGGCGTTTCCCCACTCCGCCCCCTGTCGGGGCTTCACCCCTATCCGGGAACGGGAGCTCCAGCTGACTGGACATCTGTGGCATGACGCTTCCGAGATCTGGGCCGTCCCGCCCTTCCATTCGTTCGGCCCTTCCCCGCTCCAACTGCGGGTACTACGGCCTCGGCTGACGTCCCGCTCCGCCCGTCGCCCGGCGTGGCCCTTTCAGGCCCAAGGCGGGATCTCCCCAGCCAAGAACACCGTCCTTCACCGCACGATGGCCGGATCTACGCCGCCTGGACCTTGACCATCGGAGCTTTGCGATCCTGTGCCCGCTCGCCCTGTCCGGCGTCGCCTCCTATCCGGTTCTTGT contains these protein-coding regions:
- the aroF gene encoding 3-deoxy-7-phosphoheptulonate synthase, whose translation is MSPGAGRILVLDLETELPAAGLEALQQQLGAAGLAGRLVEAGWCRLLRVPLPAGSPEPAPSAWRLAGVRRAFVQEDGSLLAARSWREADSVIAARGHRLGGGAWQLIAGPCSVEDRVQMREVAHAAAEAGAGWLRGGAFKPRSSPYHFQGLGAPALELLREAADERGLAVITELLDLRDLPLLAACSDVLQVGSRNSQNLPLLKELGRCGRPVLLKRGFGCTLEETVLAAEYVLCHGNPQVAICERGIRSFEPAMRFTFDLGALPWLKQHVHLPVVADPSHATGDARLVPAVARGALAAGADGIMVEIHPRPDRSISDPDQALSLEAFGRLAAELRALAAALGRSGGEGSA
- a CDS encoding TetR/AcrR family transcriptional regulator; this translates as MQTDSSHGRLMEAPAGDDEAVGTPLWRSLGVGKQEQVVRAAVEEFAAHGFAAASMNTLVRRAGISKGSLFTYFRSKAGLFEAVIRLAAGRIRQDLRRLRDESSAEPFPRRLEALVRAGFDFLEARPQLARIYFRLLQGGQAPGGILQVEALRRRSQVFLEELIAQGQERGELRRDLPAPRLAFLLNRQLECLLCAWQEETEGGGAADASAADLARRRETWMGDFLSLMLDGMRARLDGREGG
- a CDS encoding chorismate-binding protein; its protein translation is MMGSDGSWPGQARTALADLGRRLALLPVGPCELAAPLADPPSPFAWLDCLPRHVARAQFGRGRLGLDAVWRRDGADLELLAQDGPFRARWFSLPFDLDAPAAGEWAPFGRVRCWTPRLEWRAGQGLVLRLLNGADPGERAHCRRLLGGLARRVARPAPRDPVGAPHFAPDGGGRPAWLALAREALGRIGDEADPLDKLVLARWRTARLPAPATSATLLEAVSRRDPAVWPYLLAWPGGGELLGATPEWLFRRRRRQVACLALAGTRRRGATPALDRILARDLLASGKDRHEQEVVSAWLAEALRPLLAGPPRTGRPRLRRLATLQHIESRLGGHLRPEVDDAALLAALHPTPALCGRPRGEARRWLRIMEDGRGLCGGVLGILEASAAEARVVIRCALRSKRTLRLWAGAGLVAGSRPEEEWEETGWKLGALVAAWGDES